The following are encoded in a window of Sphingobium sp. AP49 genomic DNA:
- the katG gene encoding catalase/peroxidase HPI: MSTTRISTFAMACALLASPALAADPKPKPAPQADTVTEAPKPPVAEKPGGMTNKDWWPNRLDLTALRQHEATRANPYGADYDYVKEFSSLDLEAVKADIRKVLTTSQPWWPADYGHYGPFFIRMAWHSAGTYRVGDGRGGSDGGEQRFDPLNSWPDNVSLDKARRLVWPIKQKYGRKLSWGDLMVLSGNVALEDMGFKTVGFAGGRIDAWQPDVVYWGPETKMMGTERSNPDGSLKRSLAATTMGLIYVNPEGPGANHDPKGAAADIRRAFGNMAMDDEETLALIAGGHTFGKAHGAKKPEECLGEEPTAAGIEQQGFGWKNKCGKGNAEDTLTSGLEGAWSATPTQFTTQYIDNLLNFDWVKTKSPAGATQWIPTDPATANMVPDAHLKDKRHAPIMFTTDIALKEDPGFRKVLESWQKDPELFSKAFARAWFKLTHRDLGPQARYLGKDIPSETYSWQDPLPKASFAPVSAADQAKLKAAVLASGLTGPELVRTAWASAATFRSTDMRGGANGARLRLDPQRGWAVNDPAELNKVLTKLTAIQKDFAKSGQQVSMADLIVLGGNAAIEQAAQKGGYSITVPFTPGRVDAAQAQTDVASFAYLEPKADGFRNWYGPKAEVSPADALVDKADALDLTVPEMTVLVGGMRALGANSGGSKNGVLTTRPGTLSNDFFVNLLTMDTVWSKSATPGLYDGKDRASGAAKWTATPVDLIFGSNSELRAVAEVYAEDDAKEKFVTDFAAAWTKVMNADRF; this comes from the coding sequence ATGTCCACGACCCGCATTTCCACATTCGCCATGGCGTGCGCGCTGCTCGCCAGCCCGGCGCTTGCCGCCGATCCCAAGCCCAAGCCGGCGCCGCAGGCCGACACCGTGACCGAGGCGCCCAAGCCGCCCGTCGCCGAGAAGCCCGGCGGCATGACCAACAAGGACTGGTGGCCCAATCGCCTGGACCTCACCGCACTGCGCCAGCATGAAGCGACCCGCGCCAATCCCTATGGCGCCGACTATGATTATGTGAAGGAATTCAGCAGCCTCGACCTGGAAGCGGTCAAGGCCGACATCCGCAAGGTGCTGACCACGTCGCAACCCTGGTGGCCGGCCGACTATGGCCATTATGGCCCCTTCTTCATCCGCATGGCCTGGCACAGCGCCGGCACCTATCGCGTCGGCGACGGCCGTGGCGGCTCGGATGGCGGCGAGCAGCGGTTCGATCCGCTCAATAGCTGGCCCGACAATGTCAGCCTCGACAAGGCCCGCCGCCTGGTCTGGCCGATCAAGCAGAAATATGGCCGCAAATTGAGCTGGGGCGACCTGATGGTTCTGTCCGGCAACGTCGCGCTGGAGGATATGGGCTTCAAGACCGTGGGCTTTGCCGGCGGCCGCATCGACGCCTGGCAGCCGGACGTCGTCTATTGGGGGCCGGAAACCAAGATGATGGGCACCGAGCGCTCCAATCCCGACGGCTCGCTCAAGCGCTCGCTCGCCGCGACCACCATGGGCCTCATCTATGTGAACCCCGAAGGCCCCGGCGCCAATCATGATCCCAAGGGCGCCGCCGCCGACATCCGCCGCGCTTTCGGCAATATGGCGATGGATGACGAGGAAACGCTGGCGCTGATCGCGGGCGGCCATACTTTCGGCAAGGCGCATGGCGCGAAGAAGCCCGAGGAATGCCTGGGCGAAGAACCCACCGCTGCCGGCATCGAGCAGCAGGGCTTCGGCTGGAAGAACAAGTGCGGCAAGGGCAATGCGGAGGATACGCTGACCTCGGGCCTCGAAGGCGCCTGGTCGGCCACGCCGACCCAGTTCACCACCCAATATATCGACAATCTGCTGAACTTCGACTGGGTCAAGACCAAGAGCCCGGCCGGCGCGACCCAGTGGATCCCGACCGATCCCGCCACCGCCAACATGGTCCCCGACGCGCATCTCAAGGACAAGCGGCACGCGCCGATCATGTTCACCACCGACATCGCGCTCAAGGAGGATCCCGGTTTCCGCAAGGTGCTGGAAAGCTGGCAGAAGGATCCCGAGCTGTTCAGCAAGGCCTTCGCCCGTGCCTGGTTCAAGCTGACCCATCGCGATCTCGGCCCACAGGCGCGCTATCTCGGCAAGGACATCCCGTCCGAAACCTATAGCTGGCAGGATCCGCTGCCCAAGGCGAGCTTCGCCCCCGTCAGCGCCGCCGATCAGGCCAAGCTCAAGGCCGCCGTTCTGGCGTCGGGCCTGACCGGGCCGGAACTGGTGCGCACCGCCTGGGCCTCGGCCGCGACCTTCCGCAGCACCGACATGCGCGGCGGCGCCAATGGCGCGCGCCTGCGGCTCGACCCGCAGCGGGGCTGGGCGGTCAACGACCCGGCGGAACTAAACAAGGTGCTGACGAAGCTGACCGCGATCCAGAAGGATTTCGCGAAATCGGGTCAGCAGGTGTCGATGGCCGACCTCATCGTCCTGGGCGGTAACGCCGCAATCGAGCAGGCAGCGCAGAAGGGCGGTTACAGCATCACCGTGCCCTTCACGCCCGGCCGGGTCGACGCCGCGCAGGCGCAGACCGATGTCGCCTCCTTCGCCTATCTGGAGCCCAAGGCGGACGGCTTCCGCAACTGGTATGGCCCCAAGGCGGAGGTCAGCCCGGCCGATGCGCTGGTGGACAAGGCCGATGCGCTCGACCTCACCGTGCCGGAAATGACCGTGCTGGTCGGCGGCATGCGTGCGCTCGGCGCCAATAGCGGCGGATCGAAGAACGGCGTGCTGACCACCCGTCCGGGCACGCTCAGCAACGACTTCTTCGTCAATCTGCTGACGATGGACACGGTGTGGAGCAAGTCGGCGACGCCGGGCCTCTATGACGGCAAGGACCGGGCCAGCGGCGCGGCGAAGTGGACGGCGACCCCGGTCGACCTTATCTTCGGCTCCAACTCCGAACTGCGCGCCGTGGCCGAAGTCTATGCCGAAGATGACGCGAAGGAGAAGTTCGTCACCGACTTCGCCGCCGCCTGGACCAAGGTCATGAACGCGGACCGCTTCTAA
- a CDS encoding TonB-dependent siderophore receptor, protein MLSKYHWLASAALCAIALPAAAQTGAAPAEQSSDDQIIVTGTYTLPDKIDTATGLGLTIQETPQSVSVMTAQRIIDQNLISVKDVIVNSVGVSANEVDDVRNNFYARGFEIRNTQVDGVPAAWTLAGGNGETSIDVSIYERVEIVRGATGLLSGAGDPSASVNLVRKHADATDLTGYASASIGSWNSWRLSGDIGGALTSDGRIRARLVGRYEEGDSYIDLQHKKKWVLYGVVEADVTDSTLVRVGMSHQDTKPKGATWGALPTFYTDGTTTDLARSQSTAADWTYWNTTNQNIFATVRQEFGEKWNLTVNYNRLYNTADTQLLYLYGNVDKATGTIESSNPYKSKGKSTQNSIDAQLKGSVSLFGRDHEIVLGALHSELKRHTDNYVAPYTQNNPAWGDGLNSWATNVPVIGKGGAAFPEPVWGTDAVRNEQEKIEQTGYYGAFRLNVSDPFKVILGGRLSSWNQKGFAWSGPSDYGDDNVFIPYVGALYDITSSHRVYASYTKIFQPQNLYDRNLQLLDPLDGNAYEIGLKSRFFGDALQTSIALFRIEQDNVGQIGDVIIGPNGPQQTYVAAEGVTSKGFELEATGQPLPGWNINASYSQFKAEDADGVAANTNQPRKLLKIFTTYDMPGVLTGLTVGGGINYRSKAYSEGDNPVTAAPFRFQQDGYTLVSLMARYAVTEQLQLQANVDNLFDKKYYSQMGFFSQYRYGAPRNFTISANYKF, encoded by the coding sequence ATGCTGTCGAAATATCACTGGCTGGCCAGCGCCGCGCTATGCGCCATCGCCCTTCCCGCCGCCGCCCAGACCGGCGCCGCGCCCGCGGAGCAGAGCAGCGACGACCAGATCATCGTCACCGGCACCTATACCCTGCCCGACAAGATCGACACCGCGACGGGCCTGGGCCTCACCATCCAGGAAACGCCGCAGTCCGTCAGCGTGATGACCGCACAGCGCATCATCGACCAGAATCTGATCAGCGTGAAGGACGTGATCGTCAACAGCGTCGGCGTGTCCGCCAACGAGGTCGACGATGTGCGCAACAATTTCTACGCGCGCGGCTTCGAGATCCGCAACACCCAGGTCGACGGCGTGCCCGCCGCCTGGACGCTGGCTGGCGGCAATGGCGAGACCAGCATCGACGTGTCCATCTATGAGCGGGTCGAGATCGTGCGCGGCGCAACCGGCCTGCTGTCGGGCGCGGGCGACCCATCCGCATCGGTCAACCTGGTGCGCAAACATGCCGACGCCACCGACCTGACCGGCTATGCCAGCGCCAGCATCGGCAGCTGGAACAGCTGGCGCCTGTCGGGCGACATCGGCGGCGCGCTGACCAGCGATGGCCGCATCCGTGCCCGCCTGGTCGGTCGCTATGAGGAAGGCGACAGCTATATCGACCTGCAGCACAAGAAGAAGTGGGTGCTCTATGGCGTGGTCGAGGCGGACGTCACCGACAGCACGCTGGTCCGCGTCGGCATGAGCCACCAGGACACCAAGCCCAAGGGCGCGACCTGGGGCGCGCTGCCCACCTTCTACACCGACGGCACCACCACCGACCTCGCCCGTTCGCAGAGCACGGCGGCCGACTGGACCTATTGGAACACGACCAACCAGAATATCTTCGCCACCGTGCGCCAGGAATTTGGCGAGAAGTGGAACCTGACGGTCAATTACAACCGCCTCTACAACACCGCCGACACCCAGCTCCTCTATCTCTACGGCAATGTCGACAAGGCGACCGGCACGATCGAGTCGAGCAACCCCTACAAGTCGAAGGGCAAGAGCACCCAGAACAGCATCGACGCGCAGCTGAAGGGGTCGGTCAGCCTGTTCGGCCGCGACCATGAGATCGTGCTGGGCGCGCTGCACAGCGAGCTGAAGCGCCACACCGACAATTATGTCGCGCCCTATACGCAGAATAACCCGGCCTGGGGCGACGGCCTCAACAGCTGGGCGACCAATGTGCCGGTGATCGGCAAGGGCGGCGCCGCCTTCCCCGAGCCGGTCTGGGGCACCGACGCGGTGCGCAACGAGCAGGAGAAGATCGAGCAGACCGGCTATTATGGCGCCTTCCGCCTGAACGTCTCCGACCCGTTCAAGGTCATCCTGGGCGGCCGCCTGTCGAGCTGGAACCAGAAGGGCTTCGCCTGGAGCGGGCCGAGCGACTATGGCGACGACAATGTGTTCATCCCCTATGTCGGCGCGCTGTACGACATCACGTCGAGCCATCGCGTCTATGCGAGCTATACCAAGATCTTCCAGCCGCAGAATCTCTATGACCGCAATCTGCAGCTGCTCGATCCGCTCGACGGCAATGCCTATGAAATCGGCCTCAAGAGCCGCTTCTTCGGCGACGCGCTGCAGACATCGATCGCGCTGTTCCGCATCGAGCAGGATAATGTCGGCCAGATCGGCGACGTCATCATCGGCCCCAACGGCCCGCAGCAGACCTATGTCGCGGCCGAAGGCGTGACCAGCAAGGGCTTCGAGCTGGAAGCGACCGGCCAGCCGCTGCCGGGCTGGAACATCAACGCCAGCTACAGCCAGTTCAAGGCCGAGGATGCCGACGGCGTGGCCGCCAACACCAACCAGCCGCGCAAGCTGCTCAAGATCTTCACCACCTATGACATGCCCGGCGTGCTGACCGGCCTGACCGTGGGCGGCGGCATCAACTATCGCTCCAAGGCCTATTCGGAAGGCGACAATCCTGTGACGGCCGCGCCCTTCCGCTTCCAGCAGGACGGCTATACGCTGGTCAGTCTGATGGCGCGCTATGCGGTGACCGAGCAGTTGCAGCTCCAGGCCAATGTCGACAATCTGTTCGACAAGAAATATTATAGCCAGATGGGCTTCTTCAGCCAGTATCGCTACGGCGCCCCGCGCAATTTCACGATCAGCGCGAACTACAAGTTCTGA